Proteins co-encoded in one Arachis hypogaea cultivar Tifrunner chromosome 13, arahy.Tifrunner.gnm2.J5K5, whole genome shotgun sequence genomic window:
- the LOC112733679 gene encoding probable UDP-glucosyl transferase 73B6 yields MERNTTHNLGVKAKVYPVIEAYRRMPTSRPLKIYFLPFFAQGHLIPLVHLARLVASRGQHVTILTTPSNAQLLDKIIDEETAAGHHIRVHIFKFPSDRLGLPAGIENLFAVSDSLTASKIYMAAHLIKPAVDSFISESPPDVFIPDIMFTWSVASAKQFNLPRVVFNPISIFDVCMIEAIKAHPEVFESNSGPYEIPGLPHSLTIPIKPSPGFARVTEPLVEAEKDSLGVIANSFRELDAEYTEHYENHTGRKVWPIGPTSLMVQKTDTSSVSEEEHECLKWLSTKENGSVVYICFGSMCLLSDQQLYELALGLESSGHQFLWVVHRKKTNDDEGEGDEKWLPHGFEERIKKEDRGMLLKGWAPQPLILNHAAVGGFVTHCGWNATVEAISAGVPMITMPAFADQYYNEKLITQVHGFGVEVGAAEWSMSPFEPKTKVVSAERIEKAVKKLMDGGDEAERIKSKAKEMKEKAWNAVEKGGSSYNSLTELIDQLQKLVLAAPPCPAT; encoded by the coding sequence ATGGAACGAAACACAACACATAACTTAGGTGTCAAAGCTAAAGTGTACCCTGTGATCGAGGCTTACCGAAGGATGCCAACATCAAGGCCGCTGAAGATTTACTTCCTGCCCTTCTTCGCGCAGGGACACCTTATCCCACTCGTGCACCTTGCACGCCTCGTCGCATCACGTGGCCAGCACGTGACCATCCTAACTACCCCTTCCAACGCACAACTCTTGGACAAGATCATCGACGAAGAAACCGCCGCCGGCCACCACATCCGCGTCCACATCTTCAAGTTCCCGTCAGATCGCCTCGGCCTCCCCGCTGGCATCGAGAATCTCTTCGCCGTCTCAGACAGTCTCACCGCCAGCAAGATCTACATGGCGGCACATCTCATCAAGCCTGCCGTCGACTCCTTCATCTCCGAATCCCCGCCGGATGTGTTCATCCCGGACATCATGTTCACCTGGAGTGTAGCCTCCGCGAAACAATTCAACCTCCCGAGGGTCGTCTTTAACCCTATCTCTATCTTCGACGTGTGCATGATCGAAGCCATTAAGGCTCACCCAGAAGTATTCGAATCTAATTCAGGTCCGTACGAAATCCCAGGGTTACCTCACTCTCTAACGATCCCGATAAAACCATCGCCGGGCTTCGCTAGAGTCACGGAGCCACTCGTTGAGGCCGAGAAGGACAGCCTCGGCGTCATTGCCAACAGCTTCAGAGAGCTCGATGCTGAGTACACCGAGCACTACGAGAATCACACCGGAAGGAAAGTATGGCCTATTGGTCCTACTTCTCTCATGGTGCAAAAGACGGATACAAGTTCCGTTAGTGAAGAAGAACATGAGTGCCTGAAGTGGCTTTCTACCAAGGAAAACGGCTCTGTCGTTTACATCTGCTTCGGGAGTATGTGTCTTTTATCGGATCAGCAGCTTTACGAATTAGCCTTGGGTCTGGAGAGCTCTGGACACCAGTTTCTGTGGGTGGTGCATAGGAAGAAAACCAATGATGATGAAGGTGAAGGTGATGAGAAGTGGTTGCCCCATGGTTTTGAAGAGAGGATAAAGAAGGAGGATAGAGGGATGCTGTTAAAAGGATGGGCACCACAGCCGTTGATCTTGAATCATGCGGCTGTTGGAGGGTTTGTGACGCACTGTGGGTGGAACGCCACGGTGGAAGCTATCAGTGCGGGGGTTCCGATGATAACGATGCCGGCTTTTGCAGACCAATACTACAACGAGAAGCTGATAACTCAGGTGCATGGTTTTGGAGTGGAGGTTGGTGCAGCGGAATGGAGCATGTCGCCGTTCGAGCCGAAGACGAAGGTGGTGAGTGCGGAGAGGATAGAAAAGGCGGTGAAGAAGTTGATGGACGGTGGAGATGAAGCGGAGAGGATAAAGAGTAAGGCCAAAGAAATGAAGGAGAAGGCTTGGAATGCGGTCGAGAAAGGTGGGTCCTCTTACAACAGTTTGACTGAGCTCATTGATCAGCTTCAGAAGCTGGTGCTTGCTGCTCCGCCATGTCCAGCCACCTAG
- the LOC112733680 gene encoding UDP-glucose flavonoid 3-O-glucosyltransferase 7 encodes MKIYILPFLAPGHQIPIVHVAQLLVSRGHHVTILTTPSNTHLLAEADNVNIHTLPFPSDQVGLPVGVENISAATDSTTAGKIYTAAHLIGPQVESFMQQSPPDVFIPDTTYTWSRAVANRLGIPRLIFSPHLIFFVAIMEAIRSHPEILVDSDDTAPYTIPGLPQPITLSVKPSPSHRQLMESMVDAERDSLGVIVLSFKELDGDYAQYYEKITGGKVWHLGPTFLMVQKTLPLQQPSSDAGEGENECLRWLSSKKEGSVVYACFGSLIRLADKQLFQIAAGLEASGHQFVWVVRRNKSNKDKWLPDGFEERMKKEERGLLITGWAPQPLILKHAAIGCFLTHSGSSSVIEAASAGVVTVTMPGCGDHFFNEKLMTEVHGFGVEVGGAEWSLSPFHEKKRVVSAEMIEKAVRKVMDGGEEAERMKKKAKEMQEKACRAVEEGGSSQQSLSEMIHQLERVVVSTSATTTF; translated from the coding sequence ATGAAGATATAcatccttccctttctggcaccAGGTCATCAAATCCCCATCGTTCACGTGGCACAACTCCTTGTCTCACGTGGCCATCACGTGACCATCCTCACCACCCCTTCCAACACCCACCTCTTGGCGGAGGCGGACAACGTCAACATCCACACCCTCCCCTTCCCATCCGACCAAGTAGGCCTCCCTGTCGGCGTCGAAAACATCTCAGCCGCCACCGATAGCACCACGGCCGGCAAGATCTACACGGCGGCGCACCTCATCGGGCCGCAAGTGGAGTCCTTCATGCAGCAATCGCCACCGGACGTATTCATCCCAGACACGACGTACACGTGGAGCAGAGCCGTGGCCAACCGCCTCGGTATCCCCAGGCTGATCTTCAGCCCTCACCTCATCTTCTTCGTTGCTATAATGGAAGCCATTAGATCGCACCCCGAAATCCTCGTTGATTCCGATGACACTGCTCCTTACACCATCCCTGGCCTCCCTCAACCCATCACCCTCTCCGTGAAGCCTTCACCAAGCCACCGCCAACTGATGGAGTCCATGGTTGACGCCGAAAGGGACAGCCTCGGAGTGATCGTGCTGAGCTTCAAGGAGCTCGACGGCGATTACGCCCAATACTACGAGAAAATCACTGGTGGGAAAGTGTGGCATCTTGGCCCCACTTTCCTCATGGTGCAGAAAACATTACCACTTCAGCAGCCAAGTAGCGACGCTGGTGAAGGTGAAAACGAGTGCTTGAGATGGCTTTCTTCCAAGAAGGAGGGTTCCGTGGTTTACGCTTGCTTTGGCAGCTTGATTCGTCTCGCGGACAAGCAGCTTTTCCAGATAGCGGCGGGCCTTGAGGCTTCGGGGCATCAGTTTGTTTGGGTGGTGCGTAGGAacaagagcaacaaagacaagtgGTTACCGGATGGGTTTGAAGAGAGGATGAAGAAGGAGGAGAGAGGATTGCTCATAACAGGGTGGGCGCCGCAGCCGTTGATCTTGAAGCATGCTGCTATCGGATGCTTTTTGACGCACAGCGGGTCCAGCTCTGTGATAGAAGCGGCGAGTGCGGGGGTGGTGACCGTAACGATGCCGGGATGTGGGGACCACTTCTTCAACGAGAAACTGATGACTGAGGTGCATGGGTTCGGGGTGGAGGTGGGTGGAGCTGAGTGGAGCTTATCGCCGTTCCATGAGAAGAAGAGAGTGGTGAGTGCAGAGATGATAGAGAAGGCGGTGAGGAAGGTGATGGACGGTGGAGAAGAGGCGGAGAGGATGAAGAAGAAGGCAAAGGAGATGCAAGAGAAGGCTTGCAGAGCGGTTGAAGAAGGTGGGTCCTCTCAGCAGAGTCTCTCGGAAATGATTCACCAACTCGAGCGGGTGGTGGTCTCCACTTCTGCTACAACCACCTTTTAG
- the LOC112733678 gene encoding uncharacterized protein At1g66480 encodes MGNAMARSKRAKVMKIDGETFKLKTPAVANDVVKDYPGHVLLDSESVKKFGLRAKPLEAHYELKPNKVYFLVELPKPQQQAEKKPPLPRRARSSGIIRGMNAQERLDFLMLSKRSVSDLALVKNSPPVIGGPGPNNGGPMRVKMRLPRAQLDMLMEESGDGGEVAEKIMSLYIGNNAAAGGGGGEAAEAEGGVAGGNREVNYHHHKARGKRVSFRPVEQGEIRVEAAAPPSS; translated from the exons ATGGGAAACGCTATGGCGAGGAGTAAAAGAGCTAAGGTGATGAAGATAGACGGAGAGACCTTCAAGCTGAAGACACCGGCTGTAGCCAACGACGTCGTTAAGGACTATCCCGGTCACGTTCTACTTGATTCTGAGTCGGTGAAAAAGTTTGGGCTTCGGGCCAAGCCACTTGAGGCCCACTATGAGCTGAAGCCCAACAAAGTTTACTTCCTTGTTGAGTTACCCAAGCCTCAGCAACAAGCTGAGAAGAAGCCACCACTTCCTCGGAGGGCGCGATCCAGTGGCATCATACGTGGCATGAACGCTCAGGAGAGGCTCGATTTCTTGATGCTCTCTAAACGCTCCGTTTCGGACCTTGCACTCGTTAAGAATTCCCCTCCCGTTATTGGTGGGCCAGGCCCAAATAATGGTGGGCCCATGAGGGTCAAGATGAGGCTCCCTAGGGCCCAATTAGATATGTTGATGGAGGAGAGTGGCGACGGCGGCGAGGTGGCGGAGAAGATCATGAGCTTGTATATAGGGAACAATGCTGCTGCtggcggaggaggaggagaggCGGCGGAGGCCGAGGGTGGGGTGGCTGGCGGCAATAGAGAGGTCAACTATCATCATCATAAGGCTCGAGGG AAACGAGTGAGTTTCAGACCAGTGGAACAAGGAGAAATTCGTGTGGAGGCAGCAGCCCCTCCTTCCTCATAG
- the LOC112733676 gene encoding inositol 1,3,4-trisphosphate 5/6-kinase 4, giving the protein MGVVRGVILDESVLLTEGGEDKNGFILRPGAESLIQTLSRSKIHIGISYDVDSPDGKLSVLQSNASLKNFDCFILNDPTNEIMPAWSINTDGGIVYLVSNKKEVLPKLSSYKWLLVVLNDGDESLYYTTDALRIQNLAEFPLTMCQLNKSSTGTNAATVGYIMKPSRVVDFANRGAFPLCPTQNGLMFVPLTPMLPLSTQLKNIDIVLHKATDEILSVEDNKITFTENIQELQRYLELHQDLCVIDPLTNIYPLLDRLEIQQILLGLEELNREGSHLIRGGHFLKIDNFEEFNFETGLTEARLSLPCIVKPKIACGVGDAHKMAIVFRVDDFKNVDVPLPAVIQEYVDHSSTLYKFYVLGEKIFHAVKNSIPNADVLKKSSNGDELKPLEFDSLKSLPTASGDCSATSGESIDVKLVTDAANWLRRRLQLTIFGFDVVIQEGTRDHVIVDVNYLPSFKEVGDEISIPAFWESIRGKYDLRLSK; this is encoded by the coding sequence ATGGGTGTAGTGAGAGGAGTGATATTGGATGAATCGGTACTCTTAACTGAAGGTGGTGAGGATAAAAATGGATTCATACTACGGCCGGGAGCCGAGTCTCTAATCCAAACACTCTCCCGGTCCAAAATTCATATAGGAATCTCGTATGACGTGGACTCTCCAGATGGCAAGCTGAGTGTTCTTCAAAGTAAtgcaagtttgaaaaattttgattgtTTTATCTTAAATGATCCTACGAATGAGATTATGCCTGCATGGAGCATTAATACTGATGGCGGGATTGTTTATCTAGTTTCTAACAAGAAGGAGGTCTTACCTAAATTAAGCAGTTATAAATGGCTTCTTGTTGTTTTGAACGATGGAGATGAAAGCTTGTATTACACAACAGATGCACTTCGGATACAAAATTTGGCAGAGTTTCCCTTGACTATGTGCCAGTTGAATAAAAGTTCAACTGGAACTAATGCTGCAACTGTGGGGTATATAATGAAGCCTTCTCGAGTTGTAGATTTTGCAAACAGGGGTGCATTTCCATTATGTCCTACTCAAAATGGGTTGATGTTTGTGCCTCTCACACCCATGCTTCCTTTATCAACTCAATTGAAGAACATTGATATAGTTCTCCACAAAGCCACAGATGAGATATTATCTGTTGAAGACAATAAAATTACTTTCACGGAAAACATACAAGAACTGCAAAGATATTTGGAACTTCATCAGGATCTTTGTGTGATTGACCCACTGACGAACATATATCCATTATTGGATAGACTAGAAATACAGCAAATTCTACTTGGCTTAGAAGAACTAAATAGGGAAGGAAGCCATTTGATTAGAGGGGGCCATTTTCTTAAGATAGATAATtttgaagaatttaattttgagacTGGGTTAACTGAAGCTAGATTGTCTCTTCCATGTATAGTGAAACCTAAGATTGCTTGTGGTGTTGGTGATGCACATAAGATGGCAATTGTTTTCAGAGTTGATGATTTTAAGAATGTTGATGTTCCTCTTCCAGCTGTTATCCAGGAATATGTGGATCATTCATCTACTTTgtataaattttatgttttgggtGAGAAAATTTTTCATGCTGTCAAGAATTCTATACCAAATGCTGATGTTTTGAAGAAATCATCCAATGGCGATGAACTCAAACCTCTAGAGTTTGACAGCTTAAAATCTTTACCCACCGCCAGTGGTGACTGCAGCGCAACGAGCGGAGAGTCTATCGATGTTAAACTGGTTACAGATGCTGCAAATTGGCTTAGAAGAAGGCTTCAGCTtaccatctttggttttgatgtTGTAATTCAGGAAGGTACGCGAGATCATGTAATTGTGGATGTTAATTATCTCCCTTCATTTAAGGAAGTAGGTGATGAAATCTCAATACCTGCCTTCTGGGAATCCATTAGAGGTAAGTATGACCTTAGGTTGTCTAAATAA